One Drosophila subobscura isolate 14011-0131.10 chromosome U, UCBerk_Dsub_1.0, whole genome shotgun sequence DNA window includes the following coding sequences:
- the LOC117902704 gene encoding dedicator of cytokinesis protein 11 isoform X6, with protein MERKFTRGLNKLSSAVQMRENVSQLVRESAVLKNSTGSYQRSLSIANKHLVVEPIDFEAFVAKNKTVIQNDPQRELLIYPADDVSEIIMPRKQRTTAKSVADRFEPPNEAIVCPLHGALMGNGNGNGHSQVSRQGSTQSNGSLHNGNGNGHSSCSSLSSANGHHQLSRKSSQCSSNGSTSQKVSQESSYESALSSITLRSHLAQPEEADELSEEAPGEDSSTQGSRAECTRFTRQALYTYRAKNHLIHYKYNAYGGNCHDLPSISPGEELLEEVYEIDADQDRIDEQMTRSQADTITKQGYLLKGPDSAADRMFANIGNKSFKRRYCYLRQEIDGTYMLELHKDEKQGDAKATIVMDFCTEVVQNPKRGRFCFELRMTAGHKSFTLAAENEQDFKDWLGKLSSVLAQNRAQEEKRKASLERQPSAGPQLALPAEQQPTFGTLKGLDQSLHPQLMKYGRETDHSIALARKEQRRRLFACYQSPSKATANDSVEQYREHFGTRMLLTCHSLRFRLQCVAADAGPGVDAEQQVEPYITSLALYDAKAGRKLSESFYFNVNDSWNAQLLPNTPVPASVAGCGVPRRAADGDDRNASQAPHSLFDGVSAELLRCPRQQFQQLRQCLLSVRAPHADIYLVVRVEKVLQCGIAQAAEPYLKAGKDPKLGQKVCKAAKNCAQHIGHYRQPFAWAAKPLFKLYSHELDVEPHKEFDFSPIYRQELPKLKDEELLKLLVDYRKPEKLSKLTIIPGCLKMQLQIVDTVPCGLSKSLAPLSTFSPASKQPPTLELAEFQNQSEREAHPYTSFCNHLYVYPLSLQFDSQKLFSRARNITVVVELRDGDGEYSKPLKCIYGRPGQDLLVSQIACPVLHHNVTPTWYEEIKLRLPLGLFPEHHLLFSFYHVSCNLSKKRDAQAAFETPIGYAWLPLLQKNRICLEEQPLPVAATLPVGYLSIQPLGWGKGNCGPDIQWIDNQRPLYTVALRLDSTVLTADQHLHNFFAHCERLLEGGKTGALPAETETCKILKAAHAIDMRSLISYLPTLLNELFTLLVHTQSEEIGLNVIRLLTNIIHLISFDAKRPDLLASYVKFVFHAPYYSQQTARLRTVHGELCRHLPYLLNPKNTDFLIVNKFMRYSAIFFDLIVKSMAQHLLATGRIRMLRNERFPKEYADRVEQLIKVLIIYITTRYDDLGEETQLLNRSLARFVRQCLSYMDRGFVYRLIRCYMEEFSPGNPRVLHEYKFNFLQEICQHEHYVPLNLPFVLNPKNRPPEMMQHFTLSEEFCRQHFLSGLLLQELKSSLNEVGHVRRHALAIFKDLLAKHELDGRYQQRGQLSRIALLYVPWLGIVMDNLHRIDDLSETPGATTPNGHVYVDSASYTKRLSCSSSYVFSKDSSTFGSLTSTPRSKNRLTLHNDQLSPCRTSVHMKENNFLAAIAGQPISNGISNLSLNSNTDSGHSQDTTTIGAYTNGETDVALRNGHNRSVSFTHAQILSRCDKFSVGESRDLLLGFLFIVKHLSQDQMVAWWQNCNETETLQFLAILDLSLQHFRYVGKKNVQLTPDSRQLRATKAHTLPARTTPPTGLDNGHQQEQPSSGTLNQPREHLLEDLARTQLALYESNLATEVGMIILDCLGMYVLQFRQLLTDSLVLRKLARVYLRFLQLGQSERLSKHVFAALRAFINNYSVALFKGNAMLCGQMVYELLKACDSRLVEIRHESCAVLYLLMRSNFEFSGRKALTRVHLQVIISVSQMIGNVIGLNNARFQESLSIINSYANSDKAMKGTGFPMEVKDLTRRVRTVLMATAQMQAHHMDPERLLELQYSLANSYASTPELRHTWLVTMARNHEQNGNLSEAACCHLHIAALMCEYLRLRGTACSSLTWSSASFGKISRNIPLDEQGLKLDAGAQDSQYTEYMLLEQLKQCADLLDRAERFECLGDLYKLILPIHERARDFIELSNCYEHLAQAYSKIVEVNRSGKRMLGRFYRVVFYGMMYFEEDHAIEYVYKEPKLTSLSEISERLAKQYQEKFGADVVKLIMDSSPVKVDELDAKLAYIQVTHVIPFFTKTELDQRLNEFEQNHDVNTFMYETPFTKSGAARGSVEEQWKRKTVIETTYSFPYVLKRIPVKSREIIELSPIEVAIDEMQSKVSELEEIIMPPADVKKLQLRLQGSVAVTVNAGPLAYAHAFLDAKVINNFSLDRVGDLKDVFRDFIGVCHKALCVNERMISADQKEYHHVLKENYEKLCLALSELLDDESFQPLSEDAESINQRNSMALFNAISGASHNSSTA; from the exons ATGGAGCGAAAATTTACGCGCGGCTTGAATAAGCTCAGCTCGGCGGTACAGATGAGAGAGAATGTCTCTCAGCTGGTGCGTGAGAGCGCCGTTTTG AAGAACAGCACGGGGAGCTATCAGCGTAGTCTCTCTATTGcg AACAAACATCTTGTGGTGGAGCCCATAGATTTTGAGgcatttgtggccaaaaataaaacagtaaTCCAAAATGATCCGCAAAGGGAGTTGCTCATCTATCCAGCAGATGATGTTTCA GAGATCATTATGCCGAGGAAGCAGCGTACCACTGCCAAATCAGTGGCGGATCGCTTCGAGCCACCCAACGAGGCGATTGTGTGTCCATTGCATGGCGCTTtgatggggaatgggaatgggaacggtcACAGTCAGGTGAGCCGCCAGGGCAGCACTCAATCGAATGGCAGTCTCCAcaatgggaacgggaatggtcacagcagctgcagcagtttgAGCAGCGCCAATGGGCACCATCAGCTGTCACGCAAGAGTTCCCAGTGCTCGTCGAATGGTTCGACAAGTCAGAAAGTGTCACAGGAATCATCCTACGAGTCAGCGCTGTCCTCCATCACACTACGCTCGCATCTGGCGCAGCCCGAAGAGGCGGATGAGTTGTCGGAAGAGGCACCTGGCGAAGATTCCAGCACTCAGGGGTCACGTGCCGAGTGCACACGGTTCACACGACAGGCGCTCTACACTTACAGAGCCAAGAATCATTTGATTCACTATAAATATAATGCTTATGGCGGCAACTGTCATGATTTGCCCAG CATCTCACCTGGCGAGGAACTGCTGGAGGAAGTGTACGAAATCGATGCCGATCAGGATCGCATTGATGAACAAATGACACGCTCCCAAGCGGACACCATCACCAAGCAGGGATATCTGCTGAAGGGACCCGATTCGGCCGCCGATCGAATGTTTGCCAATATAGGCAACAAATCGTTTAAGCGTCGCTATTGCTATCTGCGGCAGGAGATCGACGGCACTTACATGTTGGAGCTGCACAAGGATGAGAAGCAGGGCGATGCCAAGGCCACCATTGTCATGGATTTTTGCACAGAAGTCGTTCAA AATCCCAAACGTGGACGCTTTTGCTTTGAGCTACGCATGACAGCGGGTCACAAGTCCTTCACTCTGGCCGCCGAGAATGAGCAGGACTTTAAGGATTGGCTGGGCAAACTCTCCTCGGTGCTGGCCCAGAATCGTGCACAGGAGGAGAAGCGCAAGGCGTCGCTCGAGCGTCAGCCGTCAGCGGGTCCACAGTTGGCGCTgccagcggagcagcagcccacatTTGGCACCCTCAAGGGACTCGATCAATCGCTGCATCCGCAGCTAATGAAATACGGCAGGGAGACGGATCACTCGATTGCCTTGGCGCGGAAGGAGCAGCGGAGGCGGCTCTTTGCCTGCTATCAGTCTCCCTCGAAGGCCACAGCCAACGATAGTGTGGAGCAATATCGCGAGCATTTCGGCACACGAATGCTCCTCACGTGCCACAGTCTGCGCTTCCGGCTGCAGTGTGTGGCCGCAGATGCTGGGCCCGGGGTGGATGCGGAGCAGCAGGTGGAGCCGTATATCACCAGCCTGGCGCTGTACGATGCCAAGGCGGGCCGCAAGCTCAGCGAGAGCTTCTACTTCAATGTGAACGACTCGTGGAATGCCCAACTGCTGCCGAATACGCCTGTGCCGGCGTCCGTGGCGGGCTGTGGTGTGCCCCGTCGTGCCGCAGACGGAGATGACAGGAATGCCTCGCAGGCGCCGCATTCCCTCTTCGATGGTGTGTCCGCggagctgctgcgctgcccccGCCAGCAGTTCCAGCAGTTGCGGCAGTGCCTGCTCTCGGTGCGTGCGCCCCATGCAGACATCTATCTGGTGGTGCGCGTGGAGAAGGTGCTGCAGTGTGGCATCGCCCAGGCCGCAGAGCCCTACCTGAAGGCCGGCAAGGATCCGAAGCTCGGTCAAAAGGTGTGCAAGGCGGCCAAGAACTGTGCCCAGCACATTGGACACTATCGCCAGCCGTTTGCGTGGGCGGCCAAGCCTCTGTTCAAGCTCTACAGCCACGAGCTGGACGTGGAGCCGCACAAGGAGTTCGACTTTAGTCCCATCTATCGCCAGGAGTTGCCCAAGCTCAAGGACGAGGAGTTGCTCAAGCTCCTCGTGGACTATCGCAAGCCAGAGAAGCTCAGCAAGCTGACCATCATTCCGGGCTGCCTCAagatgcagctgcagatcGTGGACACAGTGCCCTGTGGCCTGAGCAAGTCGCTGGCTCCACTCTCCACCTTTAGTCCGGCCTCCAAGCAGCCGCCCACGCTGGAGCTGGCTGAATtccaaaaccaaagcgaacGGGAGGCTCATCCGTACACGAGCTTCTGCAATCATCTTTATGTCTATCCGCTGAGTCTGCAATTCGACAGCCAGAAGCTGTTCTCGCGTGCCCGAAACATCACGGTCGTTGTGGAGCTCCGAGACGGCGACGGGGAGTACAGCAAGCCCTTGAAG TGCATCTATGGACGACCTGGACAGGATCTGCTAGTCTCACAAATCGCCTGCCCTGTGCTCCATCATAATGTCACGCCCACGTGGTACGAGGAGATCAAGCTGCGTCTTCCCTTGGGTCTCTTTCCCGAGCACCATTTGCTCTTCTCCTTCTACCATGTGTCCTGCAATCTGAGCAAGAAGCGCGATGCCCAGGCAGCCTTTGAGACGCCCATTGGGTATgcctggctgccgctgctgcaaaaGAATCGCATATGtctggaggagcagccgctgccggtggctgccacattgcCAGTGGGTTACCTGTCCATACAGCCGCTGGGCTGGGGCAAGGGG AACTGCGGCCCCGACATCCAATGGATCGACAACCAGCGTCCCCTGTACACCGTGGCCCTGCGCCTGGACTCCACAGTGCTGACGGCGGATCAGCATCTGCACAACTTCTTTGCGCACTGCGAGCGACTGCTGGAGGGTGGCAAGACGGGCGCACTGCCAGCGGAGACGGAGACCTGCAAGATACTGAAGGCGGCGCATGCCATTGATATGCGCTCGCTGATCAGCTACCTGCCGACGCTGCTCAACGAACTGTTTACGCTGCTGGTGCACACGCAGTCCGAGGAGATTGGCCTGAATGTGATCCGTCTGCTGACGAACATCATCCATCTGATAAGCTTCGACGCGAAGCGGCCCGATCTGCTGGCTTCGTATGTGAAGTTCGTGTTCCATGCGCCCTACTACAGCCAGCAGACGGCACGACTGCGCACGGTGCACGGAGAGCTGTGCAGGCATCTGCCGTATCTGCTGAATCCCAAGAACACGGACTTCCTCATTGTCAACAAATTCATGCGCTACTCGGCCATCTTCTTCGACTTGATTGTGAAGAGCATGGCGCAGCATCTGCTGGCCACTGGCAGGATTCGTATGCTGCGGAACGAGCGGTTTCCCAAGGAGTATGCGGATCGGGTGGAGCAGCTGATCAAGGTGCTGATCATATACATCACGACGCGCTACGATGACTTGGGGGAGGAGACGCAGCTACTCAATCGCTCGCTGGCCCGCTTTGTGCGGCAGTGTCTGAGCTACATGGATCGGGGATTTGTCTATCGCTTGATACGCTGCTACATGGAGGAGTTTTCACCCGGCAATCCACGGGTGCTGCACGAATACAAGTTCAACTTCCTGCAGGAGATTTGCCAGCACGAGCATTATGTGCCGCTCAACCTGCCCTTTGTGCTGAACCCAAAGAATCGGCCGCCCGAGATGATGCAACACTTTACGCTCTCCGAGGAGTTTTGTCGCCAGCACTTCCTCTcgggtctgctgctgcaggagctgaagAGCAGCCTCAACGAGGTGGGACATGTGCGGCGGCATGCGCTGGCCATCTTCAAGGATCTGCTGGCCAAGCACGAGCTGGACGGACGCTACCAGCAGCGCGGACAGCTCTCCCGCATAGCTCTGCTCTACGTGCCATGGCTGGGCATAGTCATGGACAATCTGCATCGCATAGACGATCTGTCCGAGACGCCGGGAGCGACCACGCCCAACGGACATGTCTATGTGGACTCGGCCTCGTACACCAAGCGGCTGAGCTGCTCGAGCAGCTATGTTTTCAGCAAGGATTCCTCCACATTTGGCTCGCTGACATCCACACCGCGCTCCAAGAATCGTTTGACCTTGCACAACGATCAGCTCAGTCCGTGCCGCACTTCGGTGCACATGAAGGAGAACAATTTCCTGGCCGCGATTGCGGGACAGCCCATAAGCAATGGCATATCCAATCTATCACTCAATTCCAACACGGATTCAGGC CACTCGCAGGACACCACCACCATTGGGGCGTACACCAACGGGGAGACAGATGTGGCCCTGCGGAATGGTCACAATCGTTCTGTGAGCTTCACGCATGCCCAGATCCTGTCACGCTGCGACAAGTTTAGTGTGGGCGAGAGCCGGGATCTGCTCTTGGGTTTCCTGTTCATTGTGAAGCACTTGTCGCAGGATCAGATGGTGGCCTGGTGGCAGAACTGCAACGAAACGGAGACCCTGCAGTTCCTGGCCATACTCGATCTCTCGCTGCAGCACTTCCGCTATGTGGGCAAGAAGAATGTGCAGCTAACGCCGGACTCGCGGCAGTTGCGTGCCACGAAGGCGCACACGCTGCCCGCGCGGACTACGCCACCCACGGGCCTGGATAACGggcatcagcaggagcagccgagCAGCGGCACACTGAATCAGCCAAGGGAACATCTGCTGGAGGACTTGGCCAGGACACAGCTGGCATTGTACGAATCAAATCTGGCCACAGAGGTGGGCATGATCATACTCGACTGCCTGGGCATGTATGTGCTGCAGTTCCGTCAGCTGCTGACCGACAGCCTGGTGCTGCGCAAGCTGGCGCGGGTATATCTGCGCTTCCTGCAGCTGGGACAGTCGGAGAGGCTCTCCAAGCATGTGTTTGCCGCCCTGCGCGCCTTCATCAACAACTATTCGGTGGCCCTGTTCAAGGGCAATGCCATGCTGTGCGGCCAGATGGTGTACGAGCTGCTGAAGGCCTGCGACAGTCGCCTGGTGGAGATCCGACACGAATCCTGCGCCGTGCTGTATCTGCTGATGCGCAGCAATTTCGAGTTTAGCGGTCGCAAGGCCTTGACCCGCGTGCACCTGCAGGTCATCATCTCGGTGTCGCAGATGATTGGCAATGTGATTGGCCTGAACAATGCCCGCTTCCAGGAGAGTTTGTCGATCATCAACAGCTATGCCAACAGCGACAAGGCCATGAAGGGCACCGGCTTCCCCATGGAGGTGAAGGATCTAACGCGTCGCGTGCGCACCGTTCTCATGGCCACCGCCCAGATGCAGGCCCACCACATGGACCCGGAGCGGCTGCTCGAACTGCAGTATTCGCTGGCCAATTCGTATGCCTCCACGCCCGAGCTGCGGCACACCTGGCTGGTCACCATGGCACGCAATCACGAGCAGAACGGCAATCTCTCGGAGGCCGCCTGCTGTCATCTGCACATCGCCGCCCTCATGTGCGAGTATCTGCGCCTGCGTGGCACCGCCTGCTCCAGCCTCACCTGGTCCTCGGCGTCCTTTGGCAAGATCTCGCGCAACATACCGCTGGACGAGCAGGGCCTCAAGCTGGATGCTGGCGCCCAGGACTCGCAGTACACCGAATACATGCTGCTCGAGCAGCTAAAGCAGTGCGCCGATCTGCTGGATCGTGCCGAGCGCTTCGAGTGCCTCGGCGATCTGTACAAGCTCATTCTGCCCATACACGAGAGAGCCCGCGACTTCATCGAACTCTCCAACTGTTACGAGCATTTGGCACAGGCTTACAGCAAGATTGTGGAGGTCAATCGGTCGGGCAAACGCATGCTGGGTCGCTTCTACAGAGTTGTCTTTTATGGAATG ATGTACTTTGAGGAGGATCATGCCATCGAGTATGTGTACAAGGAACCAAAGCTCACTTCGTTGAGTGAGATTTCAGAGCGTTTGGCCAAGCAATATCAGGAGAAGTTTGGGGCGGATGTTGTCAAGTTAATCATGGACTCGTCGCCG GTAAAAGTCGATGAACTGGATGCCAAGTTGGCCTACATACAGGTCACCCATGTGATTCCCTTCTTTACCAAAACAGAGCTCGATCAGCGTCTCAATGAATTCGAGCAGAATCACGATGTGAACACCTTCATGTACGAGACACCGTTCACCAAGTCGGGAGCAGCACGTGGCAGCGTCGAGGAGCAGTGGAAACGCAAGACCGTCATAGAGA